One window of the Paraburkholderia sp. PGU19 genome contains the following:
- the ugpC gene encoding sn-glycerol-3-phosphate ABC transporter ATP-binding protein UgpC, producing the protein MASISLKGVQKAYGDNAPVIRNVDLEIGENEFCVFLGPSGCGKSTLLRMIAGLEDVTDGDLSIGGRIVNDVPAAERGVAMVFQSYALFPHMSVYENMAFGLKLAKKPKAEIDSKVKEAARILQLEALLDRKPRALSGGQRQRVAIGRAIVREPGVFLFDEPLSNLDATLRGQTRIEIARLHKQFATASVVYVTHDQTEAMTLADKIVLLHSGKDTERYGSIAQIGAPLELYHRPNSRFVAGFIGSPRMNFLPGRVTAIDAQGVDVTLDHTNETLRVEVDGSTLQGGQPVTLGVRPEHLELVTDVASRRDATLARTISLIEHLGEHSYVHLEQPGGAVLIAKVPGNARVEQGERVVFAAPARACHLFIEDGFAVKALNSVEHYA; encoded by the coding sequence ATGGCGAGCATTTCGTTGAAGGGCGTGCAGAAAGCGTATGGAGACAACGCGCCCGTGATCCGCAACGTCGATCTGGAGATCGGCGAAAACGAGTTTTGTGTGTTCCTCGGTCCGTCGGGCTGCGGCAAGTCCACGCTGCTGCGCATGATCGCGGGTCTCGAAGACGTGACGGACGGCGATCTGTCGATCGGCGGTCGCATCGTCAACGATGTGCCCGCTGCCGAGCGCGGCGTCGCGATGGTGTTCCAGAGCTACGCGCTTTTTCCGCACATGAGCGTCTACGAGAACATGGCTTTTGGCCTCAAGCTCGCGAAGAAGCCGAAAGCGGAAATCGACAGCAAGGTGAAGGAAGCCGCGCGCATCCTGCAACTCGAAGCGCTGCTCGACCGCAAGCCGCGCGCATTGTCGGGCGGGCAGCGGCAGCGCGTCGCAATTGGCCGCGCGATCGTGCGCGAGCCAGGCGTGTTTCTGTTCGACGAACCCTTGTCTAATCTCGACGCGACGTTGCGCGGCCAGACGCGAATCGAAATTGCGCGCCTGCACAAACAGTTCGCGACCGCGAGCGTCGTCTACGTGACGCACGATCAGACGGAAGCGATGACGCTCGCTGACAAGATCGTGCTGCTGCATTCGGGCAAGGACACCGAGCGCTACGGCAGCATCGCGCAGATCGGCGCGCCGCTGGAGCTGTATCACCGGCCCAATAGTCGCTTTGTCGCGGGGTTCATCGGCTCGCCGCGCATGAACTTCCTGCCTGGCAGAGTCACGGCGATCGACGCGCAAGGCGTCGACGTCACGCTCGATCACACCAACGAAACCCTGCGCGTCGAAGTCGACGGCAGCACCTTGCAAGGCGGGCAGCCTGTCACGCTCGGCGTGCGCCCCGAGCATCTCGAACTCGTCACGGACGTTGCATCACGACGTGATGCAACGCTCGCACGCACCATTTCGCTGATCGAGCATCTCGGCGAGCACAGCTACGTGCATCTGGAGCAGCCAGGCGGCGCCGTGCTGATCGCGAAGGTGCCGGGCAACGCTCGCGTCGAACAAGGCGAGCGCGTGGTATTCGCCGCGCCCGCCCGCGCCTGCCATCTTTTCATCGAAGACGGATTCGCCGTGAAGGCACTTAACTCCGTCGAACACTACGCATAA
- a CDS encoding LacI family DNA-binding transcriptional regulator, with translation MSTLSEVARRAGVTSATVSNVLRNRGRVGEQTRQRVLEAVEALNYRPHLAARALAEGRAPTIALMVSSIANPFYPEFALAVERAARTSGHFVIICNTNEDPQAGRAYLEQIAGTLSEGVLVMNANLDFDDLRKTEARGAPVVLCMWERPDDPPGLPCVAVDFRLAGQLAAKHLIELGHTRIGAVVGSKPSGIHASRYEGFVDAMREAGLKVPAKNVRYAPDTTQGGYAAARDLLEHDTKLTAIFATNDLPALGTIHAAADLGRDVPRDLSVVGITDIQLAQQSRPPLTTVAVPTVEAAELAVSLLRELIERPAGKHGAHQKAPRVCVTSAPQLIVRGSTSKR, from the coding sequence ATGTCCACTTTGAGCGAAGTCGCGCGGCGCGCCGGCGTCACGTCGGCCACCGTTTCGAATGTGCTGCGCAATCGCGGGCGCGTCGGCGAACAGACGCGTCAGCGCGTGCTCGAAGCCGTCGAAGCGCTCAACTACCGTCCGCATCTTGCGGCGCGCGCACTCGCCGAAGGCCGCGCGCCGACCATCGCGCTGATGGTGTCGAGCATCGCGAACCCGTTCTACCCGGAGTTTGCGCTGGCCGTCGAGCGCGCGGCGCGCACCAGCGGGCACTTCGTCATCATCTGCAACACCAATGAAGACCCGCAAGCGGGCCGCGCGTATCTGGAGCAGATTGCGGGCACGCTCTCCGAAGGCGTGCTGGTGATGAACGCCAATCTCGACTTCGACGATCTGCGCAAAACGGAAGCGCGCGGCGCACCCGTGGTGCTGTGCATGTGGGAACGTCCCGACGATCCACCCGGCCTGCCGTGCGTCGCCGTCGATTTCCGTCTCGCAGGCCAGCTTGCCGCGAAGCATCTGATCGAGCTTGGGCACACGCGCATCGGTGCGGTCGTCGGCAGCAAGCCCTCGGGTATTCACGCGTCGCGCTATGAGGGCTTCGTCGATGCGATGCGCGAGGCTGGCCTCAAAGTGCCCGCGAAAAACGTGCGTTACGCACCCGATACGACGCAGGGCGGCTATGCCGCAGCGCGCGATCTGCTGGAGCACGACACGAAGCTGACGGCCATCTTCGCGACGAACGACCTGCCCGCGCTCGGCACGATTCACGCGGCGGCCGATCTCGGGCGCGACGTGCCGCGCGATCTCTCCGTGGTCGGCATCACGGACATTCAGCTTGCACAGCAATCTCGTCCGCCCCTCACAACCGTCGCCGTGCCGACCGTCGAAGCCGCGGAGCTCGCCGTGTCGTTGCTGCGCGAGCTGATCGAGCGGCCCGCCGGCAAGCATGGCGCGCACCAGAAAGCGCCGCGCGTGTGCGTGACGTCCGCGCCGCAGCTGATCGTGCGCGGCTCCACAAGCAAACGCTGA
- a CDS encoding MerR family transcriptional regulator, whose product MNNTVDDPEAVPRYRIGAVARMANLPVGTLRIWERRYGVVAPPTTQSGHRLYSEADVRRVAMIKGLVDRGYSIGSIATLQTGELERLAFMHVDKTPVSPLAEGRPGLRLRIVGTALAQTIRQHLRAMQAELASEPKVFENMTAAFTERMNQPTDVLIIHLPSLHADDVERVLALSASTHAENIVVVYSFAAANTINLLERVGVRTIREPLDQASIAQMMSDIQRKTGQAATQPDMREPAPQRHYSDETLMAMAHASTTVACECPKHLASIIMQLSAFEQYSVSCASRTPADALLHVYLANISGRARAMFEHALLRLEREERWALEKSLTAR is encoded by the coding sequence ATGAACAACACAGTGGATGATCCAGAAGCCGTGCCGCGCTATCGCATCGGGGCCGTCGCTCGCATGGCGAATCTGCCCGTCGGCACGCTGCGTATCTGGGAGCGCCGCTATGGCGTTGTTGCGCCGCCCACCACGCAATCGGGGCATCGCCTGTACAGCGAAGCCGACGTGCGGCGCGTCGCGATGATCAAGGGGCTCGTCGATCGTGGCTACTCGATCGGCTCGATCGCCACCTTGCAGACGGGCGAACTCGAACGGCTCGCGTTCATGCATGTCGACAAGACCCCTGTTTCGCCGCTCGCGGAAGGACGGCCGGGCTTGCGGCTGCGCATCGTCGGCACGGCGCTCGCGCAGACCATTCGCCAGCATCTGCGCGCGATGCAGGCCGAGCTCGCGAGTGAGCCGAAAGTCTTCGAGAACATGACGGCTGCGTTCACCGAACGCATGAACCAGCCCACCGATGTGCTGATCATTCATCTGCCGTCGCTGCATGCGGACGATGTCGAGCGCGTGCTCGCGTTGAGCGCGTCGACTCACGCGGAGAACATCGTCGTGGTGTATTCGTTTGCTGCCGCCAACACGATCAATCTGCTGGAACGCGTCGGCGTGCGCACGATACGCGAGCCGCTCGATCAGGCATCGATCGCGCAGATGATGAGTGACATCCAGCGCAAGACGGGGCAAGCGGCGACGCAGCCTGACATGCGCGAGCCCGCGCCGCAGCGGCACTACTCCGACGAAACCTTGATGGCGATGGCCCATGCGTCGACCACCGTCGCGTGCGAATGCCCGAAGCATCTCGCAAGCATCATCATGCAGTTGAGCGCATTCGAGCAGTACAGCGTGAGCTGCGCGTCGCGCACGCCCGCCGATGCGCTGCTGCATGTCTATCTGGCGAACATCTCGGGCCGTGCTCGCGCGATGTTCGAGCATGCGCTGCTGCGGCTCGAACGCGAGGAACGTTGGGCGCTGGAAAAATCGCTGACAGCGCGTTGA
- a CDS encoding sensor domain-containing diguanylate cyclase codes for MLRPSMPHNESERVETLRSLHILDTPPEERFDRLTRLARRLFGVPIAAVTLVDSHRQWFKSHPGIDASETSRDVSFCGHTILDDELFLVNDALLDVRFADNPLVTGDPNIRFYAGYPLTVDNGSRLGTLCLIDVKPRALDDEERVLLRDLARMAEQEISAVQLATTDELTGLSNRRGFEALAQHAIRLCKRAQKPASLLFFDLNGFKNINDVYGHAEGDRALIAFAKVLQTALRDSDVIGRLGGDEFVVLLGDSDEEGTTQTIARLRHQLDVHNQSAQTPYQLHCSVGTATYEPESPQSIDDLLAQADGAMYANKRSQR; via the coding sequence ATGCTGCGACCATCAATGCCACATAACGAAAGCGAACGCGTGGAGACGTTGCGTTCGCTTCACATACTCGATACACCGCCGGAAGAACGGTTCGACCGTCTCACGCGCCTCGCGCGACGCCTGTTCGGCGTGCCCATTGCGGCCGTTACACTGGTCGACAGCCATCGCCAGTGGTTCAAGTCGCATCCCGGCATCGATGCTTCGGAAACATCGCGCGATGTATCGTTCTGCGGCCATACGATTCTCGACGATGAACTGTTCCTCGTGAACGACGCGTTGCTCGATGTGCGCTTTGCCGACAATCCGCTTGTTACGGGCGATCCGAATATCCGCTTCTACGCGGGCTATCCGCTCACCGTCGACAACGGCAGCCGGCTCGGCACGCTATGTCTGATCGACGTGAAGCCACGCGCATTGGACGACGAAGAGCGCGTGCTGTTGCGCGATCTTGCGCGCATGGCCGAGCAGGAAATCTCCGCCGTGCAGCTCGCGACCACGGATGAGCTGACAGGCCTGTCGAACCGACGCGGCTTCGAGGCGCTCGCGCAGCATGCAATCAGGCTCTGCAAGCGCGCACAAAAGCCGGCGTCGCTGCTGTTCTTCGATCTGAATGGCTTCAAGAATATCAACGACGTGTACGGCCACGCGGAAGGCGACCGCGCGTTGATTGCATTTGCAAAGGTATTGCAAACGGCATTACGCGACAGCGATGTGATCGGACGGTTAGGCGGCGACGAGTTCGTCGTGTTGTTGGGCGACTCGGACGAAGAAGGGACGACGCAGACCATCGCGCGTCTCAGACATCAACTGGATGTCCACAACCAGTCCGCGCAAACGCCTTATCAATTGCATTGCAGCGTGGGCACGGCGACGTATGAGCCGGAGAGTCCGCAGAGTATCGACGACCTGCTCGCGCAAGCCGACGGCGCGATGTACGCGAACAAGCGCTCGCAACGCTGA
- a CDS encoding hybrid sensor histidine kinase/response regulator gives MDTNGTLTTIRSGAHQITDHRDDIFFAAVSTTRMPMVVTDPNLPDNPVIFANHAFLRMTGYELPEIIGTNCRFLQGPETDRATIDEVRDAVAHRREIATEVLNYRKDGSTFWNALFISPIFNEQGELVYFFGSQLDVSRRRDAEDALHQAQKMEALGQLTGGIAHDFNNLLQVMAGYVDVLQMGIESNAQGPVMAQSLDRIRGAVAKATTLTQQLLAFARKQKLVGRPVNLNTLADSMVELARRTLGENVSLKTEYEDGLGNCRVDSTQLEVALLNVLLNARDALANKRDGVVTVRTETVELEQQAMVGFADLRTGRYVSIAISDNGCGIPPEILDRVMDPFFTTKDEGKGTGLGLSMVYGFAKQSGGAVNLYSEPGVGTTLRLYFPAVEGSAQRRPSAPKAIEKAGNETILIVDDRVEVAEVAQAMLEQIGYRTRVVLNTKEAMEMLQDGTTVDLLFTDLIMPGNMNGVMLAREARRLQPKIKVLLTTGYADASLERTDANGSEFDMIHKPYRRVELARKVRIVLNGPTGVG, from the coding sequence ATGGATACCAACGGTACACTCACAACCATTCGAAGCGGCGCGCATCAGATCACCGACCATCGCGACGACATCTTCTTTGCCGCCGTATCGACGACTCGCATGCCGATGGTCGTCACCGATCCGAACCTGCCCGACAACCCCGTGATCTTCGCGAACCATGCGTTTCTGCGCATGACAGGCTATGAGCTGCCGGAGATCATCGGCACCAACTGCCGCTTTCTGCAAGGGCCGGAGACGGATCGCGCCACCATCGACGAAGTGCGGGACGCCGTCGCGCATCGCCGCGAGATCGCGACGGAGGTTCTCAACTATCGCAAGGACGGTTCGACATTCTGGAACGCGCTCTTCATTTCGCCCATCTTCAACGAGCAAGGCGAACTGGTGTATTTCTTCGGCTCGCAACTGGACGTGAGCCGTCGCCGCGACGCAGAGGACGCGCTGCATCAGGCGCAGAAGATGGAGGCGCTCGGGCAGTTGACGGGCGGCATTGCGCACGACTTCAACAACCTGCTGCAGGTGATGGCGGGTTATGTGGATGTGCTGCAAATGGGCATCGAAAGTAATGCGCAAGGCCCGGTGATGGCACAAAGCCTCGATCGCATACGCGGCGCGGTCGCCAAAGCCACGACGCTGACGCAACAGCTGCTCGCGTTCGCGCGCAAGCAGAAGCTCGTGGGGCGCCCAGTCAATCTGAATACACTGGCGGACAGCATGGTCGAACTCGCGCGGCGCACGCTTGGCGAGAACGTTTCGTTGAAAACCGAATATGAGGATGGTCTCGGCAATTGCCGTGTCGATTCGACCCAGCTCGAAGTCGCATTGCTCAACGTGCTGCTCAATGCGCGCGACGCGCTTGCAAACAAGCGCGACGGTGTCGTGACAGTGCGCACGGAGACGGTCGAACTGGAGCAGCAAGCGATGGTCGGCTTCGCCGACCTGCGGACCGGCCGCTACGTGAGCATTGCGATCTCCGACAACGGCTGCGGCATCCCGCCTGAGATTCTCGACAGGGTGATGGACCCGTTCTTCACGACGAAGGACGAAGGCAAGGGCACGGGCCTCGGGTTGTCGATGGTATATGGCTTCGCGAAGCAGTCGGGCGGAGCAGTGAATCTGTATTCGGAACCCGGCGTCGGCACCACGTTGCGGCTTTATTTCCCGGCTGTGGAAGGCAGTGCGCAGCGTCGTCCGTCCGCACCGAAGGCAATCGAAAAGGCGGGCAACGAAACGATTCTGATCGTCGACGACCGCGTCGAAGTGGCGGAAGTCGCGCAGGCGATGCTCGAGCAGATCGGCTATCGCACGCGCGTCGTGCTGAACACGAAAGAGGCGATGGAGATGTTGCAGGACGGCACGACTGTCGACCTGCTGTTCACCGACCTCATCATGCCGGGCAACATGAACGGCGTGATGCTCGCGCGCGAGGCGCGGCGCCTGCAACCGAAGATCAAGGTGTTGCTGACGACAGGCTATGCCGATGCGTCGCTCGAGCGGACCGATGCGAACGGCAGCGAGTTCGACATGATTCACAAGCCGTATCGGCGTGTGGAACTGGCGCGCAAGGTGCGCATCGTGCTGAACGGGCCGACAGGTGTCGGTTAG
- a CDS encoding lipocalin family protein: MSVEQDVSQEIEHNSSHARAVIAGAVVVALGLLVACAVVIRRKKGNARVPEPAKSVDVDRYAGRWYEFARYDNHFERGRDFVTADYAKRDDGLISVINTGREGGADGLRRIARGKARVVPESDNAKLKVSFFGPFYVGDYWVLDHADDYDWSIVGEPSGTYLWILTREAKPAVELQRALLERVRALGYDLSMLRRTQQ, translated from the coding sequence ATGAGTGTCGAACAAGACGTTAGTCAGGAGATCGAGCACAACAGTTCTCATGCGCGCGCTGTCATTGCTGGCGCGGTGGTCGTCGCATTGGGTTTGCTGGTTGCGTGCGCCGTCGTCATCAGAAGGAAAAAGGGCAATGCGCGCGTGCCCGAGCCGGCAAAGAGCGTCGACGTGGACCGCTATGCGGGGCGCTGGTACGAGTTCGCGCGCTATGACAATCATTTCGAGCGAGGCCGCGATTTCGTCACGGCGGACTACGCGAAGCGCGACGACGGCTTGATCAGCGTGATCAACACGGGCCGCGAGGGCGGTGCGGATGGATTGCGCCGCATCGCGCGCGGCAAGGCGCGTGTGGTCCCCGAGTCGGACAACGCAAAGCTGAAAGTATCGTTCTTCGGGCCGTTCTATGTCGGCGACTACTGGGTGCTCGACCACGCCGACGACTATGACTGGTCGATCGTCGGCGAACCGAGCGGCACCTATCTGTGGATACTCACGCGTGAAGCGAAGCCCGCAGTCGAACTGCAACGCGCGCTGCTGGAACGCGTTCGCGCCTTAGGCTATGACCTGTCGATGCTGCGCCGGACGCAGCAGTAA
- the tnpA gene encoding IS200/IS605 family transposase — MRHGRHCVFLMHAHLVIVTKYRRGVFTKQIIDDLRVIFANVCREFEAELVEFDGQEDYVHLLVNYPPKVAVSALVNSLKGVSGRMIRQKNYPTIRRKLWGGALWSPSYFAGSCGGATIAVVRQYIEQQQTPR; from the coding sequence ATGAGGCACGGAAGGCACTGCGTCTTCCTCATGCACGCGCACTTGGTCATCGTAACGAAATACCGACGTGGAGTATTCACGAAGCAGATCATTGACGACCTGCGCGTGATCTTCGCGAACGTATGCCGGGAGTTTGAAGCCGAGTTGGTGGAGTTCGATGGCCAAGAAGACTATGTGCATCTACTCGTGAACTATCCACCGAAGGTCGCAGTGTCGGCGCTCGTAAATAGCCTGAAGGGTGTTTCGGGCCGGATGATTCGGCAGAAGAACTACCCGACCATCCGGCGCAAGCTGTGGGGCGGCGCGCTTTGGTCGCCATCCTATTTTGCGGGCTCGTGTGGCGGCGCTACTATCGCGGTCGTGCGCCAGTACATCGAGCAACAGCAGACTCCGCGCTAA
- a CDS encoding aldo/keto reductase, translated as MQYRKFGHTGLTVSRLCLGTMTFGLQTEEDVSHGILDKATDAGVNFIDTADVYPLGGGENLAGRTEEIIGRWLKGKRDRFILATKAVGKVGPHAWNQGASRKHLLDAIDDSLRRLNTDYVDLYQLHSDDRDTPLDETLEALDVIVRSGKARYIGVSNYLAYRLARMLGRSDVLRTARFVSVQPRYNLLFRQIERELLPLADEEGLAVIPYNPLAGGLLTGKHRHDAKPADGRFTETVGKAGEMYSERYWHEREFKTIETLREINAKTGEPMTKMAIAWVLANPTITSAIIGASRVEQLNDSLAAVDLVLDPEIKKQLDEATVEYRWGDAPR; from the coding sequence ATGCAATACCGCAAATTCGGCCATACTGGTCTTACTGTCTCGCGTTTGTGTCTCGGTACGATGACGTTCGGTTTGCAAACCGAAGAAGACGTATCGCATGGCATTCTCGACAAGGCGACAGACGCCGGTGTGAATTTCATCGATACGGCCGATGTCTATCCGCTAGGCGGTGGCGAAAATCTTGCGGGACGCACCGAGGAAATCATCGGGCGCTGGCTCAAGGGCAAACGCGACCGCTTCATTCTCGCGACCAAAGCCGTCGGCAAGGTCGGTCCGCATGCGTGGAATCAGGGCGCGTCGCGCAAGCATTTGCTAGACGCCATCGACGATTCACTGCGTCGCCTGAACACCGATTACGTCGATCTGTACCAGCTGCATTCCGATGACCGCGACACGCCGCTCGACGAAACACTCGAAGCGCTCGACGTAATTGTGCGCTCGGGCAAGGCGCGCTATATCGGCGTCTCGAACTATTTGGCGTACCGGCTCGCGCGCATGCTCGGACGCTCGGACGTGCTGCGTACCGCGCGCTTCGTATCGGTACAGCCGCGCTACAACCTGCTGTTCCGGCAGATCGAACGCGAACTGCTGCCGCTCGCCGACGAAGAAGGCCTGGCCGTGATTCCCTATAACCCGCTCGCGGGCGGCCTGCTGACGGGCAAGCATCGACACGACGCTAAGCCCGCGGACGGACGCTTCACGGAGACGGTCGGCAAGGCAGGTGAGATGTACTCGGAGCGCTACTGGCACGAACGCGAATTCAAGACCATCGAGACGCTGCGCGAGATCAACGCGAAAACGGGCGAACCGATGACGAAGATGGCGATTGCATGGGTCCTCGCGAATCCCACCATCACGTCGGCGATCATCGGCGCGAGCCGTGTCGAGCAGTTGAACGACTCGCTCGCCGCTGTCGATCTCGTGCTCGACCCCGAGATCAAGAAGCAGCTCGACGAGGCGACCGTCGAATACCGTTGGGGCGATGCGCCACGCTGA
- a CDS encoding YbhB/YbcL family Raf kinase inhibitor-like protein yields the protein MALSSGVTHAVAADAFEVTSPGTPDGGTIDSSHAASANNCGGGNQSPAVHWRNAPSGTRSFAVTLFDPDGAKGIGVIHWVLYAIPASMNAMPHGASAPAGSVSGINRTGQPGYYGPCPPIGDVPHHYVLQVYALDLAPDALPPNLNHDAFLAAVTNHVLAASSTVLRYGR from the coding sequence ATGGCGCTCTCGTCGGGCGTCACGCACGCCGTGGCGGCCGACGCTTTCGAAGTGACGTCGCCGGGCACGCCCGATGGCGGCACCATCGATTCGAGCCACGCAGCCAGCGCGAACAATTGCGGCGGCGGCAACCAGTCGCCCGCCGTGCATTGGCGCAACGCGCCATCGGGCACACGCAGCTTTGCGGTGACGCTCTTCGATCCCGATGGCGCCAAGGGCATTGGCGTGATCCATTGGGTGCTGTACGCGATACCCGCGTCGATGAACGCGATGCCGCATGGCGCTTCGGCGCCCGCAGGCAGCGTGAGCGGCATCAATCGAACGGGACAGCCAGGTTACTACGGACCTTGCCCGCCCATCGGCGACGTGCCGCATCACTATGTGTTGCAGGTCTACGCGCTCGATCTCGCGCCCGATGCGCTACCGCCCAATCTCAATCACGACGCATTTCTTGCGGCCGTCACGAATCACGTGCTGGCTGCTAGCAGCACCGTGCTGCGCTACGGACGCTAG
- a CDS encoding transposase: MIVRVHKIRLDPTTEQAKYFARACGVARFAYNWALAEWTRQHKEGGKPNEAALRKQLNSIKAVEFPWMAEVTKCAPQVAIKNVGLAFNHFFRRVKLGKKPGYPRFKRKGIRDSFRADNGPVNASSHAVQVVGRTVKLPRCGVVRMREELRFAGRVLGASVSRMADGWYMALSVETEERLKAAEDRGAVGVDLGIKALATFSDGGGAPALKPHRAEHKRIVRLSRSLSRKQKGSANRAKAKAKLARLHLRIANVRKDAVHKLTTNLATNYSTIGIEDLNVSGMLKNGKLARAIADAGFFEFRRQLEYKAAMTGAQVIVVDRFYPSGKTCSACGAIHAITLGERVIECGCGLKMDRDLNAAINIRRQALAQQSVERKALAGASATVKPASVKQKKSRLHSNVQTT, encoded by the coding sequence GTGATTGTCCGCGTCCACAAAATCCGCCTGGACCCGACCACAGAGCAAGCGAAGTATTTCGCTCGCGCGTGCGGCGTGGCTCGCTTCGCCTATAACTGGGCGTTGGCGGAATGGACGCGCCAGCACAAGGAAGGTGGCAAGCCGAACGAGGCCGCGCTTCGCAAGCAATTGAACTCCATCAAGGCCGTCGAATTCCCGTGGATGGCAGAGGTAACGAAGTGCGCGCCGCAGGTCGCAATCAAGAATGTCGGGCTCGCGTTCAACCACTTCTTTCGTCGCGTGAAGCTCGGCAAAAAGCCTGGATATCCGCGCTTTAAGCGCAAGGGCATCCGCGATTCATTCCGCGCCGATAATGGCCCCGTGAATGCGTCCAGCCATGCCGTGCAGGTAGTCGGAAGGACCGTGAAGCTTCCGCGCTGCGGCGTTGTTCGCATGCGTGAGGAATTGCGCTTCGCTGGGCGCGTGCTGGGCGCGAGCGTGAGCCGCATGGCCGATGGTTGGTATATGGCTCTGTCGGTGGAGACAGAGGAGCGCCTGAAGGCCGCAGAGGACCGTGGCGCTGTCGGCGTTGATCTTGGCATAAAGGCGCTGGCGACATTCAGCGACGGCGGCGGCGCTCCTGCGTTGAAGCCGCACCGCGCCGAGCACAAGCGCATCGTGCGCCTGTCGCGCTCGCTGTCGCGCAAACAGAAGGGAAGTGCAAACCGGGCCAAAGCGAAAGCCAAGCTCGCGCGGCTGCACCTGCGTATAGCGAACGTCCGTAAGGATGCTGTGCACAAACTGACGACGAATCTCGCAACGAACTACTCGACTATCGGTATCGAGGACCTGAACGTATCGGGCATGCTGAAGAACGGCAAGCTCGCACGCGCCATCGCCGATGCAGGGTTCTTCGAGTTTCGTCGTCAACTCGAATACAAGGCCGCCATGACCGGCGCACAGGTGATTGTGGTGGACCGCTTCTATCCAAGCGGCAAGACGTGCTCGGCATGCGGCGCAATCCATGCAATCACCTTGGGTGAGCGCGTCATCGAATGCGGCTGCGGGCTAAAGATGGACCGCGATTTGAACGCGGCCATCAACATTCGGCGCCAAGCTCTGGCGCAGCAGTCTGTGGAGAGGAAGGCTCTGGCGGGTGCTTCGGCAACCGTGAAACCGGCCTCTGTGAAGCAGAAAAAGTCGCGTTTGCACAGCAATGTGCAGACTACTTAG
- a CDS encoding IS607 family transposase — translation MEKRLVKIGEAATMLGVAVSTLRKWEETGELLPARKTAGGTRYYAVSDLLGIGNEDAPTVCYARVSSHDQKDDLERQHAMLESYCAARGWRCEVIKDLGSGMNYHKKGLSRLLEMILRKQMKRLVITHKDRLLRFGSELVFAMCAAQNIEIVIIHKGEQPSFEEELAKDVLEIIMVFSARLYGSRSKKNRQLIDALTEAAR, via the coding sequence ATGGAAAAGAGGCTTGTGAAGATTGGCGAAGCGGCAACGATGCTCGGCGTCGCGGTCTCCACCCTGCGTAAATGGGAGGAGACCGGCGAACTACTGCCTGCACGTAAGACGGCTGGCGGCACGCGCTATTACGCCGTGTCGGACCTGCTCGGCATCGGCAACGAGGACGCGCCGACAGTCTGCTACGCCCGTGTTTCTTCGCACGACCAGAAGGACGACCTTGAGCGTCAGCACGCGATGCTGGAAAGCTACTGCGCGGCTAGAGGCTGGCGCTGCGAAGTCATTAAAGACCTTGGCAGTGGCATGAACTACCACAAGAAAGGTCTCAGTCGTCTGCTCGAAATGATTCTGCGCAAGCAGATGAAGCGGCTCGTAATCACGCACAAAGACCGCCTCCTGCGCTTCGGCTCCGAGTTGGTGTTCGCCATGTGCGCGGCGCAGAACATCGAAATCGTCATCATTCACAAGGGTGAGCAACCTTCGTTCGAGGAAGAACTCGCGAAAGACGTGCTCGAAATCATTATGGTGTTCTCCGCGCGGCTGTACGGCTCACGTAGCAAAAAGAACAGGCAGCTTATCGACGCGCTGACGGAAGCTGCCAGGTGA